A part of Streptomyces sp. NBC_01451 genomic DNA contains:
- the cobO gene encoding cob(I)yrinic acid a,c-diamide adenosyltransferase — protein MPQGQPSVVPDDGLTTRQRRNRPLVVVHTGIGKGKSTAAFGLALRAWNQGWPIGVFQFVKSAKWKVGEENALRVLGASGEGGTVDWHKMGEGWSWVQRDEQLDNEEKAREGWEQVKRDLAAETYKLYVLDEFAYPMHWGWVDVDEVVAVLRDRPGNQHVVITGRNAPEKLVEFADLVTDMSKVKHPMDTGQKGQRGIEW, from the coding sequence ATGCCGCAGGGACAGCCGAGTGTCGTACCGGACGACGGACTGACGACCAGGCAGCGGCGTAACCGGCCGCTCGTCGTCGTGCACACGGGGATCGGGAAGGGCAAGTCGACCGCCGCTTTCGGGCTCGCTCTGCGCGCCTGGAACCAGGGGTGGCCCATCGGGGTGTTCCAGTTCGTCAAGTCGGCGAAGTGGAAGGTGGGGGAAGAGAACGCGCTGCGGGTGCTGGGGGCCAGCGGCGAGGGCGGGACAGTCGACTGGCACAAGATGGGCGAGGGCTGGTCCTGGGTCCAGCGCGACGAGCAGCTCGACAACGAGGAGAAGGCCCGGGAGGGCTGGGAGCAGGTCAAGCGGGATCTCGCCGCCGAGACGTACAAGCTGTACGTGCTGGACGAGTTCGCCTATCCCATGCACTGGGGATGGGTCGACGTCGACGAGGTCGTCGCCGTGTTGCGGGACCGGCCCGGGAACCAGCATGTGGTGATCACCGGGCGCAACGCCCCGGAGAAGCTGGTGGAGTTCGCGGATCTGGTGACCGACATGTCCAAGGTCAAGCATCCGATGGACACCGGGCAGAAGGGGCAGCGGGGAATCGAGTGGTGA